From Carassius gibelio isolate Cgi1373 ecotype wild population from Czech Republic chromosome B23, carGib1.2-hapl.c, whole genome shotgun sequence, the proteins below share one genomic window:
- the snrpg gene encoding small nuclear ribonucleoprotein G, whose product MSKAHPPELKKFMDKKLSLKLNGGRHVQGILRGFDPFMNLVVDDSIEMAPGGQMNSIGMVVIRGNSIIMLEALERV is encoded by the exons ATGAGCAAAGCACACCCACCCGAGTTGAAAAA GTTCATGGACAAGAAGCTTTCAC TGAAGCTCAATGGTGGCCGTCATGTTCAGGGCATCTTGCGTGGATTTGATCCCTTCATGAATCTGGTCGTGGATGACTCGATAGAAATGGCTCCTGGAGGACAAATGAACTCCATTGGGATGGTG GTGATCAGAGGAAACAGTATTATTATGTTGGAGGCTCTTGAACGAGTATGA